TCCCCTTGGTAAGGGGAGGGCTAGGGTGGGGTTGATTACTTAAATAGGATCGCTATATCTTAACATTTTGACTAATTATTTAATCAGTTAATAGTGCGATCGCGTAGCCCGGTGTATCTGTATCGCAACAGCAATGTGTAGAATTGATAATTCCAAAAATCGTTGTGCTACTATGCGTTTAAAAACCTCGATCGCACCAGCACCAGCAGACTTAATCTAATGCTATTCCAATCTCTCTCTATCGGCAAAAAATTTCGTCTTCGCACCACCCTAATCGTGCCCTTTTTGTTGCAAATTATTGCTACCACTGGGCTGGTAGGATTCATTGTCTACAGGAGTGGAGAGCGCACAGTCAACGCTGTGGCGAGTCAGTTGCGAAATGAATTAGCTACCCGCATTTACGAAAAATTAGCTTCCTATGCTGAAATTCCTCACGCAATAAATAGATTGAATGCCAGCGCCGTCACCAAGGGAAATATTGATATTCTCAATGTCAAAGGAGAACTTGCTTTCTGGCAGCAAATGCAGATTTATCCCCTGCTAAGTTACGTCTACTGTGGCGATGAAAATGGGGCGTTCATTGGCATCGGATACCAGCAAAGCGATACATTAATTTTGGAGTACAGCAATTCATCGACTAACTTCATTTCACAAAATATCGCGCTTGACAATCAAGGAAATCGCAAGGTCAAGATCGGTACGTTTCCCAAGCCCTACGATCCTCGCTTGCGTCCTTGGTATCAAGCGGCGAAAGCAACAGGAGGGGCTACTTGGAGTGAAATTTATCTAGATTTTACAACCCTATTTCCAACTTTGACCGCTAGTATTCCGGTCTATAACGCGGTTGATGGTTCGTTCATTGGTTCCTGTGCAACCGATGTTTTTTTGCCACGAGAACTCAACAAATTTCTTCAAACTTTGAAAATTGGTAAGACAGGAACCGCCTTTATTATCGAGCGTTCAGGACTGTTAGTAGCCACTTCCACACCAGAACCGATGACTCAAGGGAATGGAGAAAACACCAAACGTCTCTACGCCGAGAAAAGTACTAATTCTGTGATTCAGAGTACTGCTACGTATTTGAAAACTCACTCCCAAAATATCGGGCAAATTCAATCAGTTCAACAACTGGAATTTAGCTTGAAGGGCGAGCGGCAATATGTCCAAGTGGTGCCGTTTCAAAATCGCAATATCGATTGGTTGATCGTGCTGACAATTCCCGAATCAGACTTTATGACAGAGATTCATGCAGGTCAGCGAAATGCCTTATTGTTGAGTTTAGCAGCGCTGGGAGTGTCGATCGCGGTTGGCATTCTCACCGCTCGTTTAATTACTCAACCCATTCTCAGATTAACTCAAGCCTCTCAAGATTTAGCGAAAGGCAATCTCGATCGACAGGTAGAAAATAAGGATGTTATTGAGATTGAAGAAATTGACACCCTAGAACAGTCTTTCAACAGTATGGCAGCCCAACTCAAAGCCTTCTTTACTACTCTGGAAGCGCAAAAAGAAACCCTCGCCAACCAAAATGAAGAATTACAAAATCTCGATCGACTTAAAGACGAATTTTTAGCCAATACCTCTCACGAACTCCGTACTCCTCTCAATGGCATTATTGGCATTGCCGAATCCTTGATTGATGGTGCAACTGGAGAACTTTCCACGCCTACCCAAGCTAACCTACAATTAATTGTCTCCAGCGGTCGTCGTCTAGCTAGCTTAATTAACGATATTCTTGATTTCTCCAAACTAAAACACCAAAATCTCGAACTGAAATTAACTCCCGTTGATTTAAGAACAATTACTCAGATCGTTCTTACCCTCAGCCAACCTTTAGCCTACCAGAAAAATTTACAGTTAATTAACGCTATTTCCGAAGACTTACCCAGCGCCTCAGCTGACGAAAATCGCTTACAACAAATTCTGCATAACTTGATTGGCAATGCGATTAAATTCACTCCGTCAGGCAGGATTGAAATCTCAGCCAAACTGACATCTCCCGTAGCTTCTCCCGATGGAAAGAATCTATTAGCCGTCACGATTGCCGATACGGGTATCGGTATTTCTGAAGATAAGTTCGATCGCATTTTTCAATCTTTTGAACAAGCGGAAGGAGCAACTGCCAGAGAATATGGCGGGACTGGATTAGGGCTGGCAGTTACCAAACAACTGGTAGAATTACATGGTGGTGAAATTAGCGTCCAGTCGCAAGTCGGTATCGGTTCTCAGTTTACCTTTACTTTACCCCTTTCTCAAGAAAAAGCTAAGGTAGTTCAACCACCAGTTGAAACAATCCCACCTAGCTTTAATTCTGAATTAATTAGTTTAGTTCCCCTCCAAAAAGCTGCTAGTATTGCTAACGATAACCAACAATTCAAAATTCTCATCGTTGATGATGAACCGATTAATCGTCAGGTTTTAATTAACAACCTTTCTCTTCATAATTACACTTCCCTTGAAGCAAGTAATGGGGAAGAAGCTTTAGCTGCCATCGAAAATGGTTTTATTCCCGACTTGATCTTACTTGATTTGATGATGCCTCGGATGACGGGCTACGAAGTTTGTCAGAAAATTCGCGAACGCTTTCCCGCTCACGAACTTCCTATTGTGATGTTAACAGCGAAAAATCAAGTTGAAAACATCGTCGATGGATTTACATCAGGCGCTAATGATTATCTCGCTAAACCGATTCAAAAACAAGAAATGCTAGCGCGGATGAAGACTCATTTAAACTTAGCTAAGCTCACTTTAGCCTACGGACGATTTGTACCGCGAGATTTTCTCAACTTTTTAGGTAAAGAAAGCATTATTGACGTGCAAATTGGCAATCAAGTACAGCAAGAAATGACGGTGATGTTTGCCGATATTCGCTCTTTTACAACCTTGTCAGAAGGTATGACACCCCAAGAAACTTTTAATTTCATTAATGCCTATTTAAGCCGAGTTAGTCCTGCGATTAGAGAACATCAAGGGTTTATCGATAAGTATATTGGCGATGCGATTATGGCGCTGTTTCCCCATTCGGCAGATGGGGCGGTGCAAGCAGCCATTTCTATGCAGCAAAAAGTAGCAATTTTTAATGAAGAACGACAGCAAAAAGGGCTAGAAACTATCTCGATCGGCATTGGTTTACATACGGGTAATTTAATGCTAGGAACGATCGGGGAATCAGAACGTATGGAAACTACAGTTATTGCTGATGCGGTTAATTTAGCTTCTCGTTTGGAAGGTTTAACTAAATTATATGGAGCGGAAATTTTAATGAGCGTACACACTTTAATTAGGGTAGAAAGTATTCACAATTATAGTTTTAGATTTCTAGATCGGGTGCGAGTGAAAGGAAAAAATAATGTAGTAGCAATTTATGAGTTATATGATGAATCGGCTGGCTTATCGAATCAATTAAAAACCGAAACTAAAAGTATTTTTGAAGCAGCGGTAATGGCGTATAATCGACAAGATTTTGTGGGTGTACAGCCGATATTCGAGGAAATTTTTAGGAAAAATCCTGAAGATAAAGCCGCACAAATTTACTTAAAACGCTGTCATCATTATTTACAGTATGGAGTTCCGGAAGGATGGGATGGTGTCACAGATTTCGATTTTAAGTAATTATAGCAACAAGGCTATATAATACTACAAAGTAGCAATTTGTTGAGCAAACCACATCGCCGCCATCCCATTTCCTTGTGCCAGCATTTTCAAAGTTTCCGATAACAAAGCTATTGGCAAACCTTCCATAACTCCTGAAAATTCACATTCCTGATATTT
The Leptolyngbyaceae cyanobacterium DNA segment above includes these coding regions:
- a CDS encoding ATP-binding protein, with protein sequence MLFQSLSIGKKFRLRTTLIVPFLLQIIATTGLVGFIVYRSGERTVNAVASQLRNELATRIYEKLASYAEIPHAINRLNASAVTKGNIDILNVKGELAFWQQMQIYPLLSYVYCGDENGAFIGIGYQQSDTLILEYSNSSTNFISQNIALDNQGNRKVKIGTFPKPYDPRLRPWYQAAKATGGATWSEIYLDFTTLFPTLTASIPVYNAVDGSFIGSCATDVFLPRELNKFLQTLKIGKTGTAFIIERSGLLVATSTPEPMTQGNGENTKRLYAEKSTNSVIQSTATYLKTHSQNIGQIQSVQQLEFSLKGERQYVQVVPFQNRNIDWLIVLTIPESDFMTEIHAGQRNALLLSLAALGVSIAVGILTARLITQPILRLTQASQDLAKGNLDRQVENKDVIEIEEIDTLEQSFNSMAAQLKAFFTTLEAQKETLANQNEELQNLDRLKDEFLANTSHELRTPLNGIIGIAESLIDGATGELSTPTQANLQLIVSSGRRLASLINDILDFSKLKHQNLELKLTPVDLRTITQIVLTLSQPLAYQKNLQLINAISEDLPSASADENRLQQILHNLIGNAIKFTPSGRIEISAKLTSPVASPDGKNLLAVTIADTGIGISEDKFDRIFQSFEQAEGATAREYGGTGLGLAVTKQLVELHGGEISVQSQVGIGSQFTFTLPLSQEKAKVVQPPVETIPPSFNSELISLVPLQKAASIANDNQQFKILIVDDEPINRQVLINNLSLHNYTSLEASNGEEALAAIENGFIPDLILLDLMMPRMTGYEVCQKIRERFPAHELPIVMLTAKNQVENIVDGFTSGANDYLAKPIQKQEMLARMKTHLNLAKLTLAYGRFVPRDFLNFLGKESIIDVQIGNQVQQEMTVMFADIRSFTTLSEGMTPQETFNFINAYLSRVSPAIREHQGFIDKYIGDAIMALFPHSADGAVQAAISMQQKVAIFNEERQQKGLETISIGIGLHTGNLMLGTIGESERMETTVIADAVNLASRLEGLTKLYGAEILMSVHTLIRVESIHNYSFRFLDRVRVKGKNNVVAIYELYDESAGLSNQLKTETKSIFEAAVMAYNRQDFVGVQPIFEEIFRKNPEDKAAQIYLKRCHHYLQYGVPEGWDGVTDFDFK